A single window of Malus sylvestris chromosome 5, drMalSylv7.2, whole genome shotgun sequence DNA harbors:
- the LOC126622089 gene encoding transcription factor MYB114-like isoform X4 translates to MRKGAWTQQEDDILRQYVEKHGDGKWHQVPRETGLNRCRKSCRLRWLNYLKPNLKSGDFTEDEIDLIHRLQKLLGNRWSIIAGRLPGRTAGKVKNYWNSKQRKELEYMKDKSKERTKVTSVIRPQPRRARVAVLKSEENCSRLLQTSSPPTENAIDSWKTMLHDTDNIDGTPFTSLGLGEDLFTNFWVEDIAQSTTVGMNSADEGLHMSGNFSFRENLWNLEEERTKI, encoded by the exons ATGAGGAAAGGTGCCTGGACTCAACAGGAAGATGATATTCTGAGGCAGTACGTTGAAAAGCATGGAGATGGAAAGTGGCACCAGGTTCCTCGCGAAACAG GTCTAAACAGATGCAGGAAAAGCTGCAGACTGAGGTGGTTGAACTATTTGAAGCCGAATCTCAAGAGCGGAGATTTCACAGAGGATGAAATAGATCTAATCCATAGACTTCAGAAACTTTTGGGAAACAG GTGGTCAATAATTGCTGGAAGACTCCCAGGAAGAACAGCAGGCAAGGTAAAAAATTATTGGAATAGCAAGCAACGAAAGGAGTTGGAATATATGAAGGATAAatcaaaagaaagaacaaaagtcACATCCGTCATAAGACCTCAACCACGGAGGGCTAGAGTTGCAGTTTTAAAATCTGAAGAGAACTGTAGCAGATTATTACAGACATCATCACCACCTACAGAAAATGCTATTGATTCATGGAAGACCATGTTGCATGATACAGACAATATTGATGGAACACCATTTACTAGTTTAGGGTTAGGGGAAGACCTCTTCACAAACTTTTGGGTTGAAGATATTGCACAATCGACAACGGTAGGCATGAATTCTGCTGATGAAGGGTTACACATGAGTGGCAACTTTTCTTTTAGGGAGAACCTTTGGAATCTAGAAGAAGAGAGAACTAAGATTTAG
- the LOC126622089 gene encoding transcription factor MYB114-like isoform X3 produces MISNLLGIMRKGAWTQQEDDILRQYVEKHGDGKWHQVPRETGLNRCRKSCRLRWLNYLKPNLKSGDFTEDEIDLIHRLQKLLGNRWSIIAGRLPGRTAGKVKNYWNSKQRKELEYMKDKSKERTKVTSVIRPQPRRARVAVLKSEENCSRLLQTSSPPTENAIDSWKTMLHDTDNIDGTPFTSLGLGEDLFTNFWVEDIAQSTTVGMNSADEGLHMSGNFSFRENLWNLEEERTKI; encoded by the exons ATGATCAG TAATTTGCTGGGAATAATGAGGAAAGGTGCCTGGACTCAACAGGAAGATGATATTCTGAGGCAGTACGTTGAAAAGCATGGAGATGGAAAGTGGCACCAGGTTCCTCGCGAAACAG GTCTAAACAGATGCAGGAAAAGCTGCAGACTGAGGTGGTTGAACTATTTGAAGCCGAATCTCAAGAGCGGAGATTTCACAGAGGATGAAATAGATCTAATCCATAGACTTCAGAAACTTTTGGGAAACAG GTGGTCAATAATTGCTGGAAGACTCCCAGGAAGAACAGCAGGCAAGGTAAAAAATTATTGGAATAGCAAGCAACGAAAGGAGTTGGAATATATGAAGGATAAatcaaaagaaagaacaaaagtcACATCCGTCATAAGACCTCAACCACGGAGGGCTAGAGTTGCAGTTTTAAAATCTGAAGAGAACTGTAGCAGATTATTACAGACATCATCACCACCTACAGAAAATGCTATTGATTCATGGAAGACCATGTTGCATGATACAGACAATATTGATGGAACACCATTTACTAGTTTAGGGTTAGGGGAAGACCTCTTCACAAACTTTTGGGTTGAAGATATTGCACAATCGACAACGGTAGGCATGAATTCTGCTGATGAAGGGTTACACATGAGTGGCAACTTTTCTTTTAGGGAGAACCTTTGGAATCTAGAAGAAGAGAGAACTAAGATTTAG
- the LOC126622089 gene encoding transcription factor MYB1-like isoform X1: MVSLSSTETSRLRVLFSKWCRCFVVLPSGNLLGIMRKGAWTQQEDDILRQYVEKHGDGKWHQVPRETGLNRCRKSCRLRWLNYLKPNLKSGDFTEDEIDLIHRLQKLLGNRWSIIAGRLPGRTAGKVKNYWNSKQRKELEYMKDKSKERTKVTSVIRPQPRRARVAVLKSEENCSRLLQTSSPPTENAIDSWKTMLHDTDNIDGTPFTSLGLGEDLFTNFWVEDIAQSTTVGMNSADEGLHMSGNFSFRENLWNLEEERTKI; this comes from the exons ATGGTGTCTTTGTCCTCCACAGAGACGAGCCGACTAAGGGTTCTCTTCTCGAAGTGGTGTCGTTGTTTTGTCGTCTTGCCTAGCGG TAATTTGCTGGGAATAATGAGGAAAGGTGCCTGGACTCAACAGGAAGATGATATTCTGAGGCAGTACGTTGAAAAGCATGGAGATGGAAAGTGGCACCAGGTTCCTCGCGAAACAG GTCTAAACAGATGCAGGAAAAGCTGCAGACTGAGGTGGTTGAACTATTTGAAGCCGAATCTCAAGAGCGGAGATTTCACAGAGGATGAAATAGATCTAATCCATAGACTTCAGAAACTTTTGGGAAACAG GTGGTCAATAATTGCTGGAAGACTCCCAGGAAGAACAGCAGGCAAGGTAAAAAATTATTGGAATAGCAAGCAACGAAAGGAGTTGGAATATATGAAGGATAAatcaaaagaaagaacaaaagtcACATCCGTCATAAGACCTCAACCACGGAGGGCTAGAGTTGCAGTTTTAAAATCTGAAGAGAACTGTAGCAGATTATTACAGACATCATCACCACCTACAGAAAATGCTATTGATTCATGGAAGACCATGTTGCATGATACAGACAATATTGATGGAACACCATTTACTAGTTTAGGGTTAGGGGAAGACCTCTTCACAAACTTTTGGGTTGAAGATATTGCACAATCGACAACGGTAGGCATGAATTCTGCTGATGAAGGGTTACACATGAGTGGCAACTTTTCTTTTAGGGAGAACCTTTGGAATCTAGAAGAAGAGAGAACTAAGATTTAG